In Leopardus geoffroyi isolate Oge1 chromosome D1, O.geoffroyi_Oge1_pat1.0, whole genome shotgun sequence, the genomic stretch CCAGCGGAAAAGCCCCCTCCTTTTCCCTCAACCCTATGTCTTGGGTGGCCATGGAGAGTGAGGACTGAATTCCCGGATTCCTCCgttccccttttcccctccccccccttcccccacagaAAAAGCTGGGCGTTAGACTGATGAGAGTTGCCCGGCCAATCATTGCTTTGAGAAAGTTTGGTTTGTGATCCTGTTTCATTAGGCTGATTGGAGCAGCCTTTACTCGGAGGTAGAGTCCCTCCCCAAGGGATTCCGGGTACAGTTACCCTAGCCGTCGCTGGCTGTGCATGCCCTTTCTGGACAGAAatgacctcccctcccctcccctccctcctagtcccccctcgccccccctcctccttttttgtttttatctagtgtctcgcttcctctctctctctctctctctctctctctccccttctccctcctgctctccgccTCCCTGCAGCGCCACGCCGGCTCCCCAGCCCTGTCGGCCGATCGCGAGCCGCTGAGAGTTTGCCGAGCCGCCCCCCTGGGGCCCCGCGCCGCCGAGTCCCGCTAAGGCGAAGACGCAAGCAGGCCGGGGAGAGCGCGGAAGAAAAACAAGCGGGCGCGCCGCGGGAGCCCCAGGAGGGCGGCCGGGTGGCGGCGGAGGGCGGACGGGGCGGGCCGGCGCCGACGGCCGGGGGAGCGCGCACGGGAAAGTTCGGCCCCGGCGGCCGCGCGCCTGCCTCGCGGCGCTCCGGGAGAGGAACTTGCCCTCCGCGCGGCTCGAGCGGCGAGCGTTTCCCACCCGAGAGCCGGCCGAGCGCGCCGCGGCCGGGGGTGGGCGGCGAGGCGGCTGGCGGAGGGCGCCGAGGGAGCGCGGACGCCGCGGGCCCCCATGCCGGCGGCCAACATGCTGGAGAACCTGCAGCCGCCCGCCCTGCAGGTGCCCGAGCCGCAGGGCGCGCCCGAGGGCAGCCCGCTCTGGTCCAGCTCGTCGACCCCCACGCTCCGCCGCCGGCGCTTCAAGATGCGCCGCATGAAGAACGTGCaggagcagagcctggaggccgGGCTGGCCCGGGACCTGCCCGGCGTCTTGGCCCCCGGCAAGGAGT encodes the following:
- the GRAMD1B gene encoding protein Aster-B isoform X18, yielding MPAANMLENLQPPALQVPEPQGAPEGSPLWSSSSTPTLRRRRFKMRRMKNVQEQSLEAGLARDLPGVLAPGKEFLQLPSIEITPSSDEDTPWSNCSTPSASPRRKRFLLRKWLRVRERKECSESRKKEVEKLVKLAW
- the GRAMD1B gene encoding protein Aster-B isoform X19, with translation MPAANMLENLQPPALQVPEPQGAPEGSPLWSSSSTPTLRRRRFKMRRMKNVQEQSLEAGLARDLPGVLAPGKEFLQLPSIEITPSSDEDTPWSNCSTPSASPRRKRFLLRKWLRVRERKECSESRCRGRQIF